In Micrococcales bacterium, the following proteins share a genomic window:
- the rpsD gene encoding 30S ribosomal protein S4 produces MARYTGADCKRCRREKTKLFLKGAKCDSPACPVEKRPYPPGQHGRNRTKESEYLMQKREKQKCARIYGVLEKQFRSYYEEANRQQGKTGENLLTILESRLDNVVFRASLAKSRDMARQLVRHGHITVNGKKVDIPSYRVSPNDIVEVRNKSREMTPFVVAHAEAGERDVPGWLEVIPSHFRVLLHTLPQREQIDTQVQEQLIVELYSK; encoded by the coding sequence ATGGCCCGTTACACAGGCGCGGACTGCAAACGCTGCCGCCGCGAGAAGACCAAGTTGTTCCTCAAAGGCGCCAAGTGCGACTCGCCGGCATGCCCGGTCGAGAAGCGCCCCTACCCGCCGGGACAGCACGGCCGCAACCGCACCAAGGAGAGCGAGTACTTGATGCAGAAGCGGGAGAAGCAGAAGTGCGCCCGCATCTACGGAGTGCTCGAGAAGCAATTCCGCAGCTACTACGAAGAGGCCAACCGGCAGCAGGGCAAGACCGGTGAGAACCTCCTGACGATCCTCGAGAGTCGTCTGGACAACGTCGTGTTCCGTGCCAGCCTCGCCAAGAGCCGGGACATGGCCCGCCAGTTGGTGCGACACGGCCACATCACCGTGAACGGCAAGAAGGTCGACATCCCCAGTTACCGGGTGTCGCCGAACGACATTGTCGAGGTGCGCAACAAGTCGCGCGAGATGACGCCGTTCGTGGTGGCCCACGCCGAGGCCGGCGAGCGCGACGTGCCGGGCTGGCTGGAGGTCATCCCATCGCACTTCCGGGTGCTCCTGCACACCCTGCCCCAGCGTGAGCAGATCGACACTCAGGTGCAGGAACAGCTCATCGTCGAGCTCTACTCGAAGTAA
- the rpsK gene encoding 30S ribosomal protein S11 gives MAPQKGAKKQRRKEKKNVAFGHAHIKSTFNNTIVTITDPQGQVVAWSSSGQVGFKGSRKSTPYAAQMAAEAAARRAMEHGMRKVDVFVKGPGSGRETAIRSLQATGLEVGTIQDVTPVPHNGCRPPKRRRV, from the coding sequence ATGGCACCCCAGAAGGGCGCGAAGAAGCAGCGCCGCAAAGAGAAGAAGAACGTGGCCTTCGGTCACGCCCACATCAAGAGCACCTTCAACAACACGATCGTCACCATCACCGACCCGCAGGGTCAGGTCGTGGCGTGGTCGTCCTCCGGCCAGGTCGGCTTCAAGGGGTCCCGCAAGTCGACCCCGTACGCCGCGCAGATGGCTGCTGAGGCTGCCGCCCGCCGTGCGATGGAGCACGGCATGCGCAAGGTCGACGTGTTCGTCAAGGGTCCCGGGTCCGGCCGTGAGACGGCCATCCGTTCGCTGCAGGCCACCGGCCTGGAGGTGGGCACGATCCAGGACGTCACCCCCGTACCCCACAATGGCTGCCGTCCGCCCAAGCGGCGCCGGGTCTGA
- the rpsM gene encoding 30S ribosomal protein S13, producing MARIVGVDLPREKRVEIGLTYIFGLGRSRAQQALAATGVDPNTRVRDLTDADVIALRDYIEANFQTEGDLRREVQADIRRKVEIGSYQGLRHRRGLPVRGQRTHTNARTRKGKRKTVAGKKKVGK from the coding sequence ATGGCACGCATCGTGGGTGTCGACCTGCCGCGTGAGAAGCGCGTGGAGATCGGCCTGACCTACATCTTCGGGCTGGGTCGTTCCCGCGCCCAGCAAGCCCTGGCCGCGACCGGTGTGGACCCCAATACCCGGGTGCGCGACCTGACCGACGCCGACGTGATCGCCCTGCGCGACTACATCGAGGCCAACTTCCAGACCGAGGGTGACCTGCGCCGTGAGGTGCAGGCCGACATCCGCCGCAAGGTGGAGATCGGCTCGTACCAGGGCCTTCGCCACCGCCGCGGTCTGCCCGTCCGCGGCCAGCGCACCCACACCAACGCGCGCACCCGCAAGGGCAAGCGGAAGACGGTCGCGGGCAAGAAGAAGGTCGGCAAGTGA
- the rpmJ gene encoding 50S ribosomal protein L36: MKVQPSVKKICDKCKVIRRNGRVMVICENPRHKQRQG, from the coding sequence ATGAAGGTTCAACCGAGCGTTAAGAAGATCTGCGACAAGTGCAAGGTGATTCGTCGCAACGGTCGCGTCATGGTGATCTGCGAGAACCCGCGCCACAAGCAGCGCCAGGGCTGA
- the infA gene encoding translation initiation factor IF-1, whose product MAKKDDAIELEGTIIESLPNAMFRVELDNGHKVLAHISGKMRMHYIRILPDDRVVVELSPYDLTRGRIVYRYK is encoded by the coding sequence ATGGCTAAGAAGGACGACGCGATCGAGCTCGAAGGCACGATCATCGAGTCGCTTCCGAACGCTATGTTCCGGGTCGAGTTGGACAACGGCCACAAGGTCCTCGCCCACATCTCCGGCAAGATGCGGATGCACTACATCCGGATCCTTCCGGATGACCGCGTGGTCGTGGAGCTCTCGCCCTACGACTTGACCCGGGGACGCATCGTCTACCGGTACAAGTGA
- the map gene encoding type I methionyl aminopeptidase, with the protein MFGRQPRIQVKTDDEIGLMRRAGLVVADALAAVTDAVAPGVTGRHLDAIAEDVIRSAGAVPSFLGYHGFPASICVSVDNAIVHGIPGDDPLHAGALVSIDCGAILNGWHGDAAVTVPVGPVGQGAQELSDVTRSAMWHGVAHARPGGRLTDIGAAVERTIRGAAHDYGIVRDYVGHGIGTEMHMPPDVPNTGPAGRGPALVPGVVVAVEPMITLGSPENVTLPDGWTVVTMDGSLAAHWEHTVAVTSTGPFVLTARDGGRAEFERLGVQVSALAD; encoded by the coding sequence GTGTTCGGCCGGCAACCCCGCATCCAGGTCAAGACCGACGATGAGATCGGTCTCATGCGCCGGGCCGGCTTGGTCGTGGCCGACGCGCTGGCGGCGGTGACCGATGCCGTCGCCCCCGGGGTGACCGGCAGGCATCTCGACGCGATCGCCGAGGATGTGATCCGTTCGGCCGGCGCCGTGCCGTCCTTCCTCGGCTACCACGGTTTCCCGGCCAGCATCTGTGTCAGTGTCGACAACGCGATCGTGCACGGCATCCCGGGGGACGACCCCTTGCATGCCGGCGCGCTGGTGAGCATCGATTGCGGGGCCATCCTCAACGGGTGGCACGGCGATGCGGCGGTCACCGTGCCGGTAGGGCCGGTCGGGCAAGGCGCCCAGGAACTGTCCGACGTGACGCGCTCGGCGATGTGGCACGGCGTGGCCCATGCCCGCCCGGGTGGCCGGCTGACGGACATCGGTGCCGCGGTCGAGCGCACCATCCGGGGCGCGGCGCACGACTACGGCATCGTGCGCGACTACGTGGGACATGGCATCGGCACCGAGATGCACATGCCTCCCGACGTGCCCAACACGGGACCGGCCGGCCGCGGTCCGGCGCTGGTGCCCGGCGTCGTCGTCGCGGTAGAACCCATGATCACGTTGGGGTCCCCGGAGAATGTGACGCTGCCCGACGGCTGGACGGTCGTGACGATGGACGGCTCCCTGGCCGCCCACTGGGAGCACACCGTGGCGGTGACCTCCACCGGCCCCTTCGTGCTCACTGCCCGCGACGGTGGCCGTGCGGAGTTCGAGCGCCTCGGGGTGCAGGTCTCCGCGCTGGCCGACTGA
- a CDS encoding adenylate kinase encodes MRIVLMGPPGAGKGTQAAKIAERLQVPHISTGDIFRANLAAGTPLGLEAKRYMEAGEYVPDEVTNSMVAARLAEQDAAAGFILDGYPRTLAQVDELDSILSGLGGQLDKVVKITADTDEVVARLLNRAKEQGRADDTEAVIRRRMDVYAEQTAPLVRVYTERNLLVKVDGMGSMDDVTGRLLAALGD; translated from the coding sequence ATGCGCATTGTTCTCATGGGTCCGCCCGGGGCGGGCAAGGGCACACAGGCCGCGAAGATCGCCGAACGTCTGCAGGTGCCGCACATCTCCACCGGGGACATCTTCCGGGCCAACCTCGCCGCTGGCACGCCGCTGGGGCTGGAGGCCAAGCGGTACATGGAGGCCGGGGAGTACGTCCCGGACGAGGTCACCAACTCCATGGTGGCCGCGCGCCTGGCCGAGCAGGACGCCGCCGCGGGCTTCATCCTCGACGGATACCCCCGCACATTGGCCCAGGTTGACGAGTTGGACTCCATCCTGTCCGGGCTCGGCGGCCAGCTCGACAAGGTCGTCAAGATCACCGCGGACACCGACGAGGTCGTCGCCCGGCTGCTGAACCGCGCCAAGGAGCAGGGGCGCGCCGACGACACCGAGGCCGTCATCCGGCGCCGCATGGACGTCTACGCGGAGCAGACCGCCCCGCTGGTGCGCGTGTACACGGAGCGGAACCTGCTGGTGAAGGTCGACGGCATGGGGTCGATGGACGACGTCACGGGGCGCCTGCTGGCGGCGCTGGGGGACTAG
- the secY gene encoding preprotein translocase subunit SecY, whose protein sequence is MLSQFAAAFRTPDLRNKILFTLGLIAIYRVGAIIPTPGVDYTAIRTCLSLVEGNSLYGLINLFSGGALLQLSVFALGIMPYITASIIIQLLTVVIPRLEALRKEGQSGQARMTQYTRYLTIGLSVLQATAFISLARTPGQLFTGCNENLIPNQSIALILTMVLVMTAGAAMLMWFGELITDRGVGNGMSLLIFVSIIAGMPGQFWSIYQSRGAFVLLATLAVGVVIIGAVVYVEQAQRRIPVQYAKKMVGSKLMGGASTYIPLKVNMAGVIPVIFASSLLYIPQLLATVSGNTNSSWGMFIARNLSQGTEPLYVLFYVSMIIFFAYFYVSITFNPVEVSDNMKKYGGFIPGIRAGKPTEQYLSYVLSRLTFPGSIYLAVVAVIPLYAFGSLGVGQQFIFGGTSLLIMVGVGLDTVKQIEAQLQQRSYEGFLR, encoded by the coding sequence TTGCTATCGCAATTCGCTGCGGCGTTCCGCACCCCGGACCTTCGCAACAAGATCCTGTTCACTCTCGGTCTGATCGCGATCTATCGCGTGGGTGCCATCATCCCCACCCCCGGTGTCGACTACACCGCGATCCGCACCTGTCTGTCCCTGGTCGAGGGGAACTCGCTGTACGGGCTGATCAACCTGTTCAGCGGCGGGGCGTTGCTGCAGTTGAGCGTCTTCGCGCTCGGCATCATGCCCTACATCACCGCGAGCATCATCATCCAGTTGCTCACAGTGGTGATCCCGCGGCTGGAAGCCTTGCGCAAGGAGGGGCAGTCCGGACAAGCCAGGATGACGCAGTACACGCGGTACCTGACGATCGGACTGTCGGTCCTGCAGGCCACCGCATTCATCTCACTGGCCCGTACGCCCGGGCAGTTGTTCACCGGCTGCAACGAGAACCTCATCCCCAACCAGTCCATCGCGCTGATCCTCACGATGGTCCTGGTCATGACCGCGGGCGCCGCGATGCTGATGTGGTTCGGGGAACTGATCACCGACCGCGGCGTCGGCAACGGCATGTCGCTGCTGATCTTCGTGTCGATCATCGCCGGGATGCCCGGGCAGTTCTGGTCGATCTACCAGTCCCGTGGCGCCTTCGTCCTTCTGGCGACGCTGGCGGTGGGTGTCGTCATCATCGGTGCGGTGGTCTACGTGGAGCAGGCCCAACGCCGCATCCCCGTGCAGTACGCCAAGAAGATGGTCGGGTCGAAGCTGATGGGTGGGGCGTCGACGTACATCCCCCTCAAGGTCAACATGGCCGGTGTGATCCCGGTGATCTTCGCGTCGTCGCTGCTGTACATCCCGCAGTTGCTGGCCACGGTCAGCGGCAACACCAACTCCTCGTGGGGCATGTTCATCGCCCGGAACCTCTCCCAGGGCACTGAACCGCTGTACGTGCTCTTCTACGTGTCGATGATCATCTTTTTCGCGTACTTCTACGTGTCGATCACGTTCAACCCGGTCGAGGTCAGCGACAACATGAAGAAGTACGGCGGCTTCATCCCGGGCATCCGGGCAGGCAAGCCCACCGAGCAGTACTTGTCCTACGTGTTGAGCCGGCTGACCTTCCCCGGGTCGATCTACCTCGCGGTCGTCGCCGTGATCCCGCTGTACGCCTTCGGCTCGCTGGGGGTCGGCCAACAGTTCATCTTCGGTGGCACGTCACTGCTGATCATGGTGGGTGTCGGCCTCGATACGGTGAAACAGATCGAAGCACAACTGCAGCAACGCAGCTACGAAGGGTTCTTGCGATGA
- the rplO gene encoding 50S ribosomal protein L15, with protein sequence MTLKVHHLRPAPGAKTAKTRKGRGGASKGKTAGRGTKGSHARGQVSAAFEGGQTPLHMRLPKLKGFKSPNKVTYQVVNLAQIEALFPEGGEVTAEELAARGAVRKNQPVKVLGNGDISVAVQVHVCAASATAKSKIEAAGGSVTTA encoded by the coding sequence ATGACCCTCAAGGTGCATCACCTGCGGCCTGCCCCCGGGGCGAAGACCGCAAAGACGCGCAAGGGCCGTGGTGGGGCCTCCAAGGGCAAGACGGCCGGCCGTGGGACCAAGGGCTCGCACGCCCGCGGTCAGGTGTCGGCGGCGTTCGAAGGTGGCCAAACCCCGCTGCACATGCGGCTGCCGAAGCTGAAGGGCTTCAAGAGCCCCAACAAGGTGACCTACCAGGTCGTGAACCTCGCCCAGATCGAGGCGCTGTTCCCCGAAGGGGGCGAGGTCACTGCCGAGGAGCTCGCCGCCAGAGGTGCGGTGCGCAAGAACCAGCCTGTGAAGGTGCTCGGCAACGGCGACATCTCGGTGGCGGTCCAGGTCCACGTGTGCGCCGCGTCCGCGACCGCCAAGAGCAAGATCGAGGCCGCCGGCGGATCGGTGACGACCGCCTGA
- the rpmD gene encoding 50S ribosomal protein L30 — translation MAAKLRVTQTRSPIGGTQNQRATLKSLGLRRIGQTVEIEDRPELRGMVNTVSHLVTVEEVE, via the coding sequence ATGGCTGCGAAACTTCGCGTCACCCAGACCCGCTCGCCGATCGGCGGCACCCAGAACCAGCGAGCCACGCTGAAGTCGCTGGGCCTGCGCCGCATCGGGCAGACTGTTGAGATCGAGGACCGCCCCGAACTGCGGGGCATGGTCAACACCGTCAGCCACTTGGTGACGGTCGAGGAGGTGGAGTAA
- the rpsE gene encoding 30S ribosomal protein S5, with amino-acid sequence MSNQNRSGRDRRDGGRGAEKSQYLERVVNINRVAKVVKGGRRFSFTALVVVGDGDGMVGVGYGKAKEVPAAIAKGVEEAKKHFFKVPRIQGTIPHSVLGEDSAGVVLLRPASPGTGVIAGGPVRAVLECAGVHDVLSKSLGSDNALNIVRATVTALRELERPEEVAARRGLPLEDVAPAALLRAQAAGTGS; translated from the coding sequence ATGTCGAATCAGAATCGTTCAGGCCGGGACCGCCGCGATGGCGGACGCGGCGCGGAGAAGTCGCAGTACCTCGAGCGGGTCGTGAACATCAACCGCGTCGCCAAGGTCGTCAAGGGTGGCCGCCGGTTCAGCTTCACCGCGCTGGTCGTCGTCGGCGACGGCGACGGCATGGTCGGCGTCGGCTACGGCAAGGCCAAGGAGGTGCCGGCCGCGATCGCCAAGGGCGTCGAGGAGGCCAAGAAGCACTTCTTCAAGGTGCCGCGCATCCAGGGCACCATCCCGCACTCGGTGCTGGGCGAGGACAGCGCCGGTGTGGTGCTGCTGCGGCCGGCCTCCCCGGGTACCGGTGTCATCGCCGGCGGTCCGGTGCGTGCGGTGCTGGAGTGCGCCGGTGTCCACGACGTGCTGAGCAAGTCGCTGGGGTCGGACAACGCACTGAACATCGTGCGCGCCACGGTGACCGCGCTTCGCGAACTCGAGCGTCCCGAGGAGGTGGCCGCCCGGCGCGGCCTGCCGCTGGAAGACGTCGCCCCGGCCGCGCTGCTGCGCGCCCAGGCGGCGGGGACGGGGTCCTGA
- the rplR gene encoding 50S ribosomal protein L18: MSNVVTKLGAGSKRSVSRSRRHSRVRKKVTGTAERPRLVVFRSTRHIEVQVVDDTAGRTLASASTMEADLRAAGADKTAKAQTVGKLVGERAKDAGVTSVVFDRGGYRYQGRVAAVADGAREAGLEF, encoded by the coding sequence ATGAGCAACGTTGTGACGAAACTCGGCGCGGGATCCAAGCGCAGCGTGTCCCGCAGCCGCCGGCACTCCCGTGTCCGCAAGAAGGTCACCGGCACCGCCGAGCGGCCGCGTCTGGTCGTGTTCCGGTCCACCCGGCACATCGAGGTGCAGGTCGTCGACGACACTGCCGGGCGAACCCTGGCATCGGCCTCGACGATGGAGGCCGACCTGCGCGCCGCCGGCGCCGACAAGACCGCCAAGGCACAGACGGTCGGCAAACTCGTCGGCGAACGTGCGAAGGATGCCGGGGTGACCTCGGTGGTGTTCGACCGGGGTGGGTACCGGTACCAAGGGCGGGTGGCCGCAGTTGCCGACGGCGCCCGCGAAGCCGGCCTGGAGTTCTAG
- the rplF gene encoding 50S ribosomal protein L6 — MSRIGKHPVPVPSGVTVEIEGQAVTVKGPKGTLTHVVAEPIKAVRNDDGTIEVTRPDDERRSKSLHGLSRTLIANMVTGVTEGYSKTLEISGTGYRVVPKGQGLEFSLGFSHPVQIDAPAGISFQVEGPTKFTVSGTDKQLVGEVAANIRKLRKPDPYKAKGIRYTGEQIRRKAGKAGK; from the coding sequence ATGTCGCGAATCGGCAAGCACCCGGTCCCCGTCCCCAGCGGTGTGACCGTCGAGATCGAGGGCCAGGCGGTCACCGTCAAGGGCCCGAAGGGCACCCTGACCCACGTCGTGGCCGAGCCCATCAAGGCCGTCCGCAACGATGACGGCACCATCGAGGTGACCCGCCCGGACGACGAGCGGCGCAGCAAGAGCCTGCACGGCTTGAGCCGCACCCTCATCGCCAACATGGTCACCGGCGTGACCGAGGGGTACAGCAAGACCCTGGAGATCTCCGGTACGGGTTACCGCGTGGTCCCCAAGGGTCAGGGGCTGGAGTTCTCCCTGGGCTTCAGCCACCCGGTGCAGATCGATGCCCCCGCGGGCATCAGCTTCCAGGTGGAGGGTCCGACGAAGTTCACCGTCTCGGGCACCGACAAGCAGTTGGTCGGGGAGGTGGCTGCGAACATCCGCAAGCTGCGCAAGCCCGACCCGTACAAGGCCAAGGGCATCCGGTACACCGGCGAACAGATCCGCCGCAAGGCCGGAAAGGCAGGTAAGTGA
- the rpsH gene encoding 30S ribosomal protein S8: MSMTDPIADMLTRLRNASAAHHDEVAMPHSKIKEGIAEILKSQGYVADVHTEDAQVGRTLVVGLKYGPNRERSISGVRRVSKPGLRVYAKRGDMPRVLGGLGIAIISTSSGLLTDRQAEQKGVGGEVLAYVW; this comes from the coding sequence ATGAGCATGACCGACCCGATCGCAGACATGTTGACTCGTCTGCGCAACGCGAGTGCGGCCCACCATGATGAGGTGGCCATGCCCCACTCGAAGATCAAGGAGGGGATTGCCGAGATCCTGAAGTCCCAGGGCTACGTCGCCGACGTGCACACCGAGGACGCACAGGTCGGCAGGACCCTCGTTGTCGGGCTGAAGTACGGCCCGAACCGCGAGCGCTCCATCTCCGGAGTGCGCCGTGTCAGCAAACCCGGCCTGCGCGTGTACGCCAAGCGTGGAGACATGCCGCGCGTGCTCGGCGGACTGGGCATCGCGATCATTTCCACCTCGTCGGGTCTGCTGACCGACCGACAGGCCGAGCAGAAGGGCGTGGGCGGGGAAGTTCTCGCCTACGTCTGGTAA
- a CDS encoding type Z 30S ribosomal protein S14: MAKKALIEKSNKKPKFKVRGYTRCSRCGRPHSVYRKFGLCRVCLRDMAHRGELPGVTKSSW; encoded by the coding sequence ATGGCCAAGAAGGCATTGATCGAGAAGTCCAACAAGAAGCCGAAGTTCAAGGTTCGCGGCTACACCCGGTGCTCGCGCTGCGGCCGGCCGCACTCCGTGTACCGCAAGTTCGGGTTGTGCCGCGTGTGTCTGCGCGACATGGCCCACCGCGGCGAACTGCCCGGCGTGACCAAGAGCTCCTGGTAG
- the rplE gene encoding 50S ribosomal protein L5, whose protein sequence is MTATTTQPRMKQRYHDEIKSALKEQLGLANVMQVPTVTKVVVNMGVGDAARDSKLIDGAVRDLATITGQKPQVTRARKSIAQFKLREGQPIGAHTTLRGDRMWEFLDRLMAVALPRIRDFRGLSPKQFDGRGNYTFGLTEQVMFPEVDPDKVDRARGMDVTIVTSAVDDEGGRALLTLLGMPFKEN, encoded by the coding sequence ATGACCGCGACCACGACGCAGCCGCGTATGAAGCAGCGTTACCACGACGAGATCAAGTCGGCGCTCAAGGAGCAGCTCGGCCTGGCCAATGTCATGCAGGTGCCCACGGTGACCAAGGTCGTCGTGAACATGGGTGTCGGCGACGCCGCCCGGGACAGCAAACTCATCGACGGGGCGGTGCGGGACCTGGCCACCATCACCGGCCAGAAGCCGCAGGTGACCCGGGCCCGCAAGTCCATCGCGCAGTTCAAACTGCGTGAGGGGCAGCCGATCGGTGCGCACACCACGCTGCGCGGCGACCGCATGTGGGAGTTCCTGGACCGCCTGATGGCCGTGGCGCTGCCTCGCATCCGTGACTTCCGCGGGCTGTCGCCGAAGCAGTTCGACGGCCGCGGCAACTACACCTTCGGACTGACCGAGCAGGTCATGTTCCCGGAGGTGGACCCCGACAAGGTGGACCGCGCCCGTGGAATGGACGTGACCATCGTGACCAGTGCGGTCGACGACGAGGGCGGCCGCGCGCTGCTCACGCTGCTCGGCATGCCGTTCAAGGAGAACTGA
- the rplX gene encoding 50S ribosomal protein L24, with protein MKIRKGDTVQVIAGKDKGITGRVLVVDPVTNRVIVEGVNRVVKHTKVGQGDRGAKTGGLIHTEAPIHLSNVMLVDEDGKATKVGSRRESIEKRRADGTTYEATRRVRVARRTGKDIE; from the coding sequence GTGAAGATCCGCAAGGGTGACACCGTCCAGGTGATCGCCGGCAAGGACAAGGGCATCACCGGTCGCGTGCTGGTGGTGGACCCGGTGACCAACCGCGTCATCGTCGAAGGCGTCAACCGCGTCGTCAAGCACACCAAGGTGGGCCAGGGTGACCGTGGCGCCAAGACCGGTGGGCTCATCCACACGGAAGCGCCGATCCACCTGTCCAACGTGATGCTCGTGGACGAGGACGGCAAGGCCACCAAGGTGGGCTCGCGGCGCGAGAGCATCGAGAAGCGACGCGCAGACGGAACCACGTACGAAGCAACGCGGCGGGTGCGAGTGGCCCGCCGGACAGGTAAGGACATCGAATGA
- the rplN gene encoding 50S ribosomal protein L14 produces MIQQESRLRVADNTGAKELLCIRVLGGSGRRYAGIGDIIVATVKDAIPGGSAKKGEVVKAVVVRTTKQKRRPDGSYIRFDENAAVILKPDGEPRGTRIFGPVGRELRDKRFMKIISLAPEVL; encoded by the coding sequence ATGATCCAGCAGGAATCACGACTCCGGGTCGCCGACAACACCGGCGCCAAGGAGTTGCTGTGCATCCGGGTGCTCGGCGGATCCGGCCGGCGCTACGCCGGTATCGGTGACATCATCGTGGCCACCGTCAAGGACGCGATCCCGGGCGGCTCGGCCAAGAAGGGCGAGGTCGTCAAGGCCGTCGTCGTGCGCACGACCAAGCAGAAGCGCCGCCCGGACGGCTCGTACATCCGCTTCGACGAGAACGCGGCCGTCATCCTCAAGCCCGACGGCGAGCCGCGCGGCACGCGCATCTTCGGCCCGGTGGGCCGTGAGCTGCGCGACAAGCGCTTCATGAAGATCATCTCGCTGGCACCGGAGGTTTTGTGA
- the rpsQ gene encoding 30S ribosomal protein S17 has protein sequence MSEQVAPEETVQPRGFRKVLQGLVVSDKMDKTVVVAVEDRFKHPLYGKVVRRTSRLKAHDENNECGVGDRVELMETRPTSATKRWRVVKVLEKAK, from the coding sequence ATGAGTGAGCAAGTCGCCCCCGAAGAGACGGTGCAGCCGCGCGGGTTCCGCAAGGTCCTCCAGGGCCTGGTTGTCAGCGACAAGATGGACAAGACCGTCGTGGTCGCCGTCGAGGACCGGTTCAAGCACCCGCTGTACGGCAAGGTCGTGCGGCGTACGAGCCGGCTGAAGGCGCACGACGAGAACAACGAGTGCGGCGTGGGTGACCGCGTCGAGCTCATGGAGACCCGTCCGACCTCTGCCACCAAGCGGTGGCGGGTCGTGAAGGTCCTCGAGAAGGCGAAGTAA
- the rplP gene encoding 50S ribosomal protein L16, translating into MLIPRRVKHRKQHHPKRSGMAKGGTKVAFGDWGLQAVEPAYVTNRQIEAARIAMTRHIKRGGQVWINIYPDRPLTVRHRPVGEPRPPACGQEGHCSRLHGHA; encoded by the coding sequence ATGTTGATCCCCCGCAGAGTGAAGCACCGCAAGCAGCACCACCCCAAGCGCAGCGGGATGGCCAAGGGTGGCACCAAGGTGGCGTTCGGCGACTGGGGCCTGCAGGCCGTGGAACCCGCGTACGTGACGAACCGCCAGATCGAGGCCGCTCGTATCGCCATGACCCGTCACATCAAGCGTGGCGGACAGGTCTGGATCAACATCTACCCGGACCGTCCCCTGACCGTCCGCCACCGGCCAGTTGGAGAACCACGGCCGCCTGCGTGCGGTCAAGAAGGACATTGCTCGCGTCTACACGGTCATGCGTGA
- the rpsC gene encoding 30S ribosomal protein S3 translates to MGQKIHPHGFRLGITSEYVTRWFTDSTKPGQRYADYVAEDVKIRRLLSEGMERAGISKVEIERTRDRVIIYIHTARPGIVIGRKGAEAERLRSELERLTGKQVQLNILEVKNPEVDAQLVAQGIAEQLSSRVAFRRAMRKGMQSAQRAGALGIRVQVSGRLGGAEMSRTEFYREGRVPLHTLRADIDFGFYEARTTFGRIGVKVWIYHGEVSTDRTEREQQRQARLQRSGSPGRGRRDREGRGGRDRGDRGDRGSRNAEREAPVTEAPAAPPAATEA, encoded by the coding sequence GTGGGTCAGAAGATACACCCGCACGGGTTCCGGCTTGGGATCACCAGTGAATACGTGACCCGCTGGTTCACCGACAGCACGAAACCCGGTCAGCGTTACGCGGACTACGTGGCCGAGGATGTGAAGATCCGGCGGCTGCTGTCCGAGGGCATGGAGCGTGCAGGCATCTCCAAGGTCGAGATCGAGCGCACTCGTGACCGCGTGATCATCTACATCCACACCGCCCGGCCCGGCATCGTCATCGGCCGCAAGGGCGCCGAGGCCGAGCGTCTGCGCAGCGAACTCGAGCGGCTCACCGGCAAGCAGGTGCAGTTGAACATCCTCGAGGTGAAGAACCCCGAGGTCGACGCCCAGCTGGTGGCCCAGGGCATCGCCGAGCAGTTGTCCAGCCGCGTGGCGTTCCGTCGCGCTATGCGTAAGGGCATGCAGTCCGCGCAGCGGGCCGGCGCACTGGGCATCCGGGTGCAGGTCTCCGGCCGCCTCGGTGGCGCGGAGATGAGCCGCACGGAGTTCTACCGCGAGGGCCGGGTGCCGCTGCACACACTGCGTGCGGACATCGACTTCGGCTTCTACGAGGCCCGGACCACCTTTGGCCGGATCGGCGTCAAGGTCTGGATCTACCACGGCGAGGTCTCCACGGACCGGACCGAGCGTGAGCAGCAGCGGCAGGCCCGTCTGCAACGCTCCGGGTCGCCGGGCCGTGGTCGCCGTGACCGCGAAGGCCGTGGTGGCCGCGACCGTGGTGACCGTGGTGACCGTGGTTCCCGCAATGCCGAGCGCGAGGCCCCGGTGACCGAGGCTCCCGCGGCACCGCCGGCTGCGACGGAGGCCTGA